The Thermosipho japonicus region GTTAATAAGGGACAAAAGGTACTTCCAGGGCAATCCCTATCAACTGGAGCAATTAGACCAAGAAAGATTCTTGAAACACTTGATGTTGATGCTACTGCATTGTACCTGTTAAAGGAAATCAAGAAAGTTTACGTAGAACAAGGTGTTGATATTCACGATAAACACTTTGAAATTATAATAAAACAGATGCTTGATAAAGTTGAAGTAGTAGATCCAGGTGATACAGATTATCTACCTGGTGATTTGGTAAGACTTGAAACGGTAAAAAGGATTAATAAAGAAATTCTAGAATCTAACGTACAAGTTGATTCAAACAGAAAACGTGTTATAGGAAAAGAATTACATCATCATCTGATCGCAGAAGATGAAAATGGACAAATAGTAGAAATTGCAAAAGAAGGTGAAGAGGTAACAGAAGAAATTTTAGAAAAAGCTATAAAACTTGGAATTAAAGACCTAATAGTGAAAAACGGTGAGGGAGAAATTGTTACATATCAAATTCTTCCAAAAGAACCAATTAAATACAGAAGAAGATTGCTCAGAATTACCAAGGCATCACTTGAACGTGTTGGTTGGTTAAGTGCAGCAAGTTTCCAACAAACACCACAAGTTCTTACCGAAGCAGCTATTGAAGGAGCAGAAGATCTATTACTTGGTTTAAAAGAAAACGTCATTGTCGGACAATTGATACCAGCAGGAACAGGTCTTGATATGTTTGCAAACATTCAAATAGAAGAAACTCCAAGACTTGCGCAAGAAAAAGAAAAAATGGCTTAATAACCAATAATAGAGATAACCCCCCTCAAAAATTGAGGGGGGTTATTTGTTTGAAATGCGAACTATATGTTATAATTTACTTTACAGGGGGTGAATGGTATGATATTGATAAAAAACGGAACAATTTATCCAATTACAAGAAGTCCATTTAAAGGAGATATTTTAATTGAAAATGGACAAATTAAAAAAATTGGAGAAAACATCGAAGAAAAAGGAACAGAGGTTATTGATGCAACTGGTAAATACATCTTCCCAGGGTTTATTGATGCACACTCACATATAGGTGTTTTTGAAGAAGGAGTAGGTGAATTTTATTACCAAGACGGAAACGAATATTCAAATCCACTTACACCTCATGTAAGAGCATTAGATGCATTTTATCCTGGTGATAAGGCAATAAAGAGGGCTTTGTCCGGCGGTGTAACAACTGTAATGGTTGTACCAGGCAGTGCAAATCCAATTGGTGGACAGGGATTTATTCTCAAATTCAAATCCGATATTGTTGATGAAATGGTTATAAGGCAACCAGCAGGGCTTAAAATGGCCTTTGGGGAAAACCCAAAGAGAGTTTATGGTTCTCAAAACAAAACACCAATGACAAGGCTTGGAGTTGCAGCAGTTATTAGAGAATATTTTACCAAGGTAAAAGATTATATGAGAAGAAGACAAGAAGATCCAAAAACTCCAATTGATTTTACTCTCGAGATTGGCGTAAAAGTTTTAAAGAAGGAAATTCCAGCTAGATGTCATGCTCATAGAACTGACGATATTGTTACAGCCATAAGGATTGCCGAAGAATTTAATTTTGACTTAGTTATTGAGCACGCAACAGAAGGCTATAAAATAGCTGATTTTCTAAAGAAAAAGAAAATCCCCGTTGTTTTGGGTCCATTATTTGGTTTTAGAACAAAGCTTGAATTAACAGATATGACATACGAGGCAATTAAAATTATTAATGAAAAAGGAATTCTGGCAGCTTTAATGTGTGATCACCCAGTAATACACCTTGAACATGCTAATATTCAAGCTGCAACAGCATTAAGATATGGTGCAAAAGAAGAAGATCTATTAAAAATGCTTACAATAAATCCTGCTAAGATATTAAAAATTGACGATAGAGTAGGCTCAATCGAAGAAGGAAAAGATGCAGATATAGTTATCTGGAACACACATCCATTTGACTTTAAAGCTAAAGCAGAAAAGGTATTTATTGAAGGAAAATTAGTATACAGCGACTAAACAGTTAAAAATAACTTTAAAATCAGCAGCCTTTTTAGGCTGCTGATTTTTTATGTCACTGATTTAAAAAAGAAATACGGTTTTGTTGTATAATAATATTAATATATAAATATAGGAGGAACAAAAATGATATTGTTTGTTGGCGAATTACTTGCAGACATGATTGCTGAAGAATCATTTGACACAGCCGAGTACTTTGAAATGAAAGTTGGAGGATCTCCAGGTAATATAGCCTCTTATCTATCCCAATTAGGAGTTACAACACGAATATTATCTAGAGTTGGAAACGATATTATCGGAAAAAGGATTATAAATAAACTAAGACAAAAAGGTGTAGATACCAGCTACATTCAAATAGATAAAGAATACGGAACAACTCTTGTTTTCGTTCAAAAAACAAAAGATACCCCAGATTTTTTTGTTTTAAGAGGTGCAGATAGATTTATTAATCTACCTGATAATGATATATTTAATGGAATTAAAATACTCCATTTAAGTTGTTGGACTATTTCATACGATGACTTATTTAAAAAAATAGTTTCAATTTTAGACGAGGCTATTAAAAATAGAATCTTAATCGGTTTTGATCCAAATTGCAGGGATAAAATCTTCAAATGTGGAAAAGTAGATAAAGAAAAAGTAAAATTTATTTTGAAACATACTAACTTTTGCAAGCCCTCGCTCGATGATGGCGTAGCTATATTTGGCGAAAAAGATTATTCTCTTGAAGATACCATAAAATATTACATAGATAAATTTCATGACTTAGGCGTTAAAAATATAGCATTAACTGCAGGAAAACATGGGGCATATATTTTTGATGGAAAAGATGTAATACATATTCCAAGTAATGCAAAAAAAGTTGTTGATGCAACTGGTGCAGGTGATGGTTTCTGGGCTGGCTTGTACTACGGAATATTAAATGGAAAGAATTTTGTAGAGTCTTGTAAAATGGGGAGTAAAGTTTCAGTTCATATTCTTAAGTTTGTTGGTGCTGATGTAGAGTTAAATAATAAAATATGGGAGTGATGTCGATGAAAAAAATTGCTTTTTTCAATCCTCAAGGAAATTTCGATAAAAATGATAGTCATTTAACTGAACATCCAGACTTTGGAGGGCAACTAGTATACGTTAAAGAACTTGCAAAAGCAATAGTTTCAAAAGGAATACAAGTTGATATTATAACAAGACAAATAATAGATGAAAAATGGCCTGAATTTTCGGAGCCCTTTGATTATTATCCAGATTCTCCTAATTTAAGAATAGTTAGAATACCATTTGGTGGAAAAAAGTTCTTAAATAAAGAAAATCTTTGGAACCATCTTCCCAAATATGTAGAGGGAATTTACGGCCTCTACAAAAAAGAAGGAAGTTTTCCAGATTTTGTTACAACCCATTATGGTGATGGAGGAATAAGTGGTGTTTTGTTTTTAGAAAAAACAGACATTCCATTTTCCTTTACTGGGCATTCGCTAGGTGCATGGAAACTTGAAAAAATGCTAAATGAAGGATTTTCTCAAGAAGAACTTGAAAGAAAATTTAAATTCTCTGTAAGAATACTTGCAGAAAATCTTGCGATAAAATACTCATCTTTTGTTGTTTGTAGTACTTCTCATGAAAGATATGTGCAATATTCACATAAAATGTACAACGCTGATCCATACAGTAATAAATTTAAAATAATTCCTCCTGGAATTAACTCCAAAATATTTAATCCCAAACCTCAAAAAGATGATAAAATAATAGAAAATTATTTAAACAATGTACTTTCAAGTGCTCCAAAAGAAAGACAAAAACTACCATTTATAATTTTATCTAGCAGGATCGATAGAAAGAAAAATCATATAGCAGTTGTCCGCGCATTTTTAAAAAATAAAAATTTAAAAGAAAATGCAAATTTAATTATTGTAGTAAGAGCAATAGATGATGTCATTAAATTTGCAAATGAAAAAGATAGCGAAGAATCAGAAATCTTAAGAGAAATAATTAATGAAGGTAAAAAAGAAATCGGAAATAGTATATTTTTCTTGAATATTTCCAATCAAAAAAGTCTTGCTTCTTTATATAGAGTCGCTGCAAAACGCAATTCGGTTTTTACCTTACCATCGCACTATGAACCATTCGGGCTAGCTATTATAGAAGCAGCCGCTTGTGGATTAATCGTTGCAGCAACAAAATATGGCGGTCCCGTTGAAATTTTATCTGATAATAAGGAACTACTATTTGACCCTGAAAACATTGATGATATTGCAAACAAATTGTATATTGCCTTAACTAAATACAACACTTCACAATTGATTGAATTATCTAGAAAATATACATGGGAAAGTACTGCAAATAAATATCTTGAAAATATTGATAAAGTTTTGAAAAATTCACTAGAAATTAACAAAAAACAACTCCAAGACGATATCAGGAAATTTATTTCTTATTTTAATATAAAATAAAACGCTTTTTCTATTTTTTAAAAAGTGGTATAATTAATATGAGGTGAATAATATGAAAAAATTAATATTCTTATTCTTCATTATAATATATAATATGGTCTATTTTTCTTTAACGTTATATACTTATCCACAAGATAACGTAAAGTTTTTTGATGAAAAAGGACAATTGACTGGTATATCTCACAAATTTGTCGAAATTTTGAACGAAAGATTAAAAAAATACAACATCAAAATTAAATACAAATCAACCTACCCTAAAAATCTCTCCGAAATCCTCTCTGCCCTTGAAAAAGATGAAATTCAAACATTCATAGGTCTTGCAAAAAACGAAGAAAGACTAAAAAAATTTAAATTCACAAATTATCCACTTTGGAGTGTACGCCTTGCTTTGCTTTCAAAGAAAAAAAATATCAATTTGTCAAACTTTAAGAGAAAAAAAATCGGTGTCATTACTAATTCAAAAACAGCTAAACTATCAAAAATGTATTTTAAGGATGCAACATTCATAGAATTTAATAACATATCAAAAGCAATTGAAAATCTTTTAAACAATAAAATCGATTTCGTATCATACAATTCATTCATACTTGAATATTATCAAAAACTATATCAAGACAATTTAAAATTTATAAATATTAAAACTGAGAAATATAGACAATATATTGCTTTCTCAAAAAATGTTGATGGCAAAGTTATCGAGATCTTTGACAACGTTTTAAAAGAACTATTTAATACTAATGACTTTGAAAAATTATTTGATAACTATTATGGAATAATTCCCGGAAATATAGTTGAACTTGCATCTATACAATGGCCTCCATACGAATACTACGAAAACGGAAAATGGTACGGAATAGATTATGAAATACTAAACATTGCTTTAAAAGAACTTGGATTAAAACTTGTTACTTATCTATATCCATGGAGTAGGTGTATTCAACTAGCAAAATCTAAGGCTACAGATATTTTGTTATCTTTAAGAAAGACTAAAGTTCGAGAACAGTATCTCTTTTTTTCAAGTATACCTATTAGTTACGGAAAAGATGTATATTTTTTTCTAAAAGGCAACCCATATAGGAATATTGCTGGATACATAAAAGGTTATGCATATCCTAAAGAGTTTTTCAAATCACCTTACAAAAAAGTACCTGTAGATTCGGACGAGCGAGGTATGATTCTTCTTTCACAAAAAAGGATTGATTTATTTATAACAAACCTTTATGTGGGGCTATTTTATGCGAATAAGTACAAAATTGATGTTGAGTACTCAAAGACAATTAAAGAACAAGAATATTATGTTGGTTTTTCAAAAACGTATTTTGGTAAGTTTTTATCTGAGCAAATTACAAAATTATTAGAAAGATTTAGAAAAGATGAAACATATAAAAAAGTTTATGAAAAGTACAATATACCATGGGAGGAATTAAATGTTAAATAAAAAAATTATTTATTTTTTAATAATCCTATTTTCGTTTATATCTTTCTTCATATATCTATCTTACTGGCAAAAAGACATCTCACAAAAAGTTGAAGTTTATTCAAGTGGTATTAAATACCCTCTATGGCTGTTAGATAATGATGGCTTAGATATGTTGTCAAATATAATTCTAAAAGATAAGGAATTTTGCCACATAGAGATATTTGATCAAAACGGTAATTTACTTTTAGAAAAGGGGAAAAAGAAAATATTTTCGATAAGATATTCTAAAACTGCCTTCTTTGAAGGTATAATTATTGGCTCTATATATTTTGATGTTTCTCTTACTAGAGTTATATCTACATTCTTATATATCTTCCTTATAACTCAATCTTTCATGATTATAGCATTTTTGTATTTTAAAAACGTTGAAAAGACAAAAAAATTATTTGAATTAAACGAAGAATTATCTGAATCAAATGAAGAACTTGAGCAAACTATTAGAGAACTTGAACAAACTCAAGAATCCCTAATTATTTCAGAAAAAATGGCAGCTCTTGGAAAGTTAATGTTAAGTATCGCACATGATATAAATACACCTATAGGAATAATTTTTACAGCATCAACTGAAATTGAAAACATTTTAGAAAATAATAAAACTGACAAAGAAACTTTAAAACGACTTTCAAAGATAATAATCAAAAACTCTCAAAAAATAGCAGAGATCATAAGATCACTTAAAAAAACTGCCATTCATGAAGTATCAGATAACTTTTCAAAATTTAATATTAAAGAGCTGGTAGAAGATATTGTTGACACCTTATCTTTCAATTTGAAAAAAAATAATATAAAAACAATAATTGATGTCGATAATAAAAATGTGTTTTCAAATCCTGGAGCCATAGCACAAATTCTGATGAACTTAATTAACAATATAGTTGACCATGCATTCAAAGGTGAAAAGAGTGAAAAGATAATCTCAATAACTGCCGAAGTAAATAAAAAACACCTTAAGATAATAGTTAGTGACAATGGTGTTGGAATTGATGAAAAAATCCAAAGAAAAATTTTTGATCCTTTCTTTACAACCGACAAAGAAAAAGGAACTGGACTTGGTTTAAGTATAGTTCATCAATTGGTTGTTAAATTACTAAAAGGGCATATTGAAGTAAAAAGTGCTAAAGGAAAAGGAACCAAATTTATAATTATAATTCCTTTGAAGGAGGAAAACAATGAATAATTGGAAAATTCTAATAGTTGATGATGAACCAGACGTTCATACATTAACATCTATAATACTTAAAGATATTGAATTTGAAGGAAAAAAAGTAGAAACAATTAGCGCATATTCCCTAGATCAAGCAAAAGAAATATTAAAAAACAAAAAAGATATTGCACTTGCAATTGTAGATATTGTAATGGAAAATAAAGATGATGGGTTTAAACTCATACAATTCATAAGGGAAGAGGTAAAAAATCAGCTTATGAGAATAGTTGTTAGAACTGGCCAACCTGGAGTTGCTCCACCAAGAGATATAATACTAAAATATGATATCAATGACTATAGAGAAAAAAGCGAATTTTCAAGTAATGCCCTTTTTACACTCGTAATTTCAAAATTGAGAGAGTATTCAGATCTTCTAGAACTATATAATCAAAGAGAAATATTAGAAGAATTTGCAAACATAAATTTTCACAATTTAGATGATTTAAATCTATTTTTTGAAAAAATAAAAAACATCTTGTCTACGAATATAAATATTGAATATTTTGAATTAGAATCTTCAGAAAATGAAGACAAATGTGACATTATCGACAAAACTCTATGGAAATCAAACAGCGAAGTTGAAATATGTATAAAGGCAGAAAAAGAAAAAAGATTAAAATATACAATTAAATTTGACAATCAACTAAGTAATGCATACAAAAACATATTAAACTTAACTTTATCAAAGCAAATCTTAAACATTGAAAACAATATCCTCTCTAAAGAACTTATTGATAACCTGTACCAAATTATATATATACTTTCTGAAACAACAGAGACAAGATCATTTGAAACTGGAGAACATGTAAAACGTGTAGGATTAATAACTAAAATTATAGCAAGTGAATTGGGATTTAAAAACCAAAAACTTGAGTTTATATCAACAGCGGCAATGTTACATGATATTGGAAAAATTGGAATACCTGATGCTATATTAAATAAACCTACAAAACTCGAAGATGATGAATGGGAAATTATGAAACAGCATACAATTATAGGGTACAAAATTTTAAGCACAGTTGACAACCCACTATTCAAAATGGCAGCCAACATTGCCCTTTGTCACCATGAAAACTGGGATGGAAGTGGTTATCCAAAAGGATTAAAAGGCGAAGAAATACCACTCGAAGCCCGGATTGTTGCACTTGTAGATGTATATGATGCTCTATCTACAGATAGAGTATATAGAAAAGCTTGGCCAGAAGAAAAGGTTTTAAAATATATAAAAGAATTCAACAAAAAGAAATTTGATCCAAAAATTGTAGAAATTTTCTTTAATAAATACAACAAAATAAAAAATTTCTATAAAAGCTAACTCAAAAATGATTACTTGCTATTCTTCGTCAAAATTTTTCCTACCAGTTATTTATCTATAGTAATTTAACATATATTAAATATTTATGTTACTAATAAGAAATAAGAATTATTTGTAAATTTGATACATTTTTGTTATAATCATTTTGTAGGTAAATAATATTAAAAGTTTACCTGATCATTTTATGGGGGTGGTATTATGAAAATTTTTAAGAGTTTTTGGATAGTATTGATCATATTTTTTGTATTTATTTTTGGTTGTGTAAATACAAATCCTATCGATCTTGGACCTTCTGAAATAAGTGATACAGGAAACGATCCTGAATCGCCGGCATACGCAATTGATATTGTAACAGACGATGATTTTGTAGATTTAATAAACCAAATTGCTAGCACATCTAATGGGGAAAACACAACTTCATCAAAAAATTCAAAAGATCTTTTAAAAACACCTATTCCATTAACTGAAAATGTTTCATATAAAAATGAATATGATCAACTAATTAAAATTTTCGATGCAATATCAAGTAAAGAAAAATTGATCAACAAGATGAAACAATTTAGAAAAGCTGTGAACAATCTGCTAAAGTATGAAAACAGGTATGAATACTATGCTGAAGTTACGGGAAACGCTAAAAATAAGTTAGAAACTACTTTAAGACAACTAAAAGACTTAGATTCAAGTGCTTCAAGTACAAATTTATACATCGATTTTAGAGATGTCATGGTATTAAATTTACTCATTGAACCATTTATATTTGTTCATGATAATCATGATAAACTTGTAAAAATTATAAGAGATTCATCAGAAAACAACATTGAGCCAATTATTCGAGAGGAATTTACAAATTTAGTTAGCACCTTTGAAGCTTCCTATTCTAATATAGATTTCTCCTATTTTTCAAACCCAACATTTTTAAACGATCTCAAAAATACTCTGGACAAAATCTCGGACATTTCTGAAGATAAAAATTATCTTGACCTAAATGACATTTTTGTTCCTGAGGCTTTTGTACTCAATTGGGTTGATGATGCTATTAATCTCTCGGATCTACTTATAAAAACAATTGTTGAAATTAATGAATATGAAATTAGAAAAACAGATGAAAATGGTTTTAGAAAAGATGGAAAAACTACAATTTGGACCTTTGGAGAAAATAAAGCAGATAATATATCAATTACACTTGAATGGTACAACACTCCTTTAATTGAAGAAGATATTCCAAAAGGTGCAAGTATAACTTTGAATGATAAAGAAGTTAACACTTCTACAACAGCAATAGATGTTCTTAAAATTTTAGATTCGGCTTTACCAGATAACACCTTAACTTTAAATATTAACTTTGCAACTCCAATAAACTTAGAAAGTACCGCAACCATCAACTACTCATTGAAACTTGATTTTGAAAAATTAAATACTTCAGCACTCGACTTAAAAAATTGTAATTTAAAGATTAATGATGGAATACTAGATATACTTAATGTTGCTTCAATAACAGAACTTACAATGGCTATAAATACTCAAAATGTCGACATACTTAATAGCTATTTAACCTTTATTAGCAAGAATCTTGAATTTGTCTCATTTAGTTATGATTCTGATTCTAATACAACCACTATTAATTTTGAATATAATCTAGAAAATGGTGCTGTTATAGAAACTTTAGACATTAAATTTGAAGGTATTACTATATACGAGTTAATAAATATGTCACTTTCTTTTCAAAATAACAATAGCTACCTAAATCCTCAAAGTTTATTACTTCTAAAAAAAATAAATCACTAAAAAGCAAAAAACAAGGAGCCTTAAAGGCTCCTTGTTTTAACGCAGTACATTTTTTAATCAATCAATATTCTATATAATTCTTTGTAATTTGAAACTTTCTTTATATTATCCTCAAACTTATTTTTTGGATCAAAAAGAATAAAATCAAGTTTCGCCCTTTTTGCACCTTCATAATCGGTTTCTATATTATCTCCTATATAAATAGATCTTGAAAGCGGAACATTTGATAATTTTTCTGCATAGAAAAATATATCAGGCTCTGGTTTTGGTTTTCCAACCTTTTCTGAGGTAAGTACAAATTCAAAAAATCTATCTAGTCTTGCAATTTTTGCTCTTTTTTGCTGAACAGATTCCACACCATTTGTAATAGCAGCCATTCTAAAGCCTTTCTCTTTCAATTTTCCTAAAAACTCTTCAGCACCTTCTATAAAAAAAGCAACACTGGAAAGTCCTTTTAAATAAACCTGTGCAACTTCATTAAAATTCAAATTAAATACTCCAATTTTTTCAAAAAATTCTCTAAATCTTTCTACAACAATCATTTCTTTTCTATACTTTCCCTCTGAAAAAAGCTTCCACCATTTTTCATTTATAGGCCTATAAACTTCTATGTAACTTTCATCATAACCAATATTAAGATGTTCAAACACACTTTTTAGAGCATATTCTTCAGATTTGTCAAAATCTAATATTGTATTAT contains the following coding sequences:
- a CDS encoding response regulator → MNNWKILIVDDEPDVHTLTSIILKDIEFEGKKVETISAYSLDQAKEILKNKKDIALAIVDIVMENKDDGFKLIQFIREEVKNQLMRIVVRTGQPGVAPPRDIILKYDINDYREKSEFSSNALFTLVISKLREYSDLLELYNQREILEEFANINFHNLDDLNLFFEKIKNILSTNINIEYFELESSENEDKCDIIDKTLWKSNSEVEICIKAEKEKRLKYTIKFDNQLSNAYKNILNLTLSKQILNIENNILSKELIDNLYQIIYILSETTETRSFETGEHVKRVGLITKIIASELGFKNQKLEFISTAAMLHDIGKIGIPDAILNKPTKLEDDEWEIMKQHTIIGYKILSTVDNPLFKMAANIALCHHENWDGSGYPKGLKGEEIPLEARIVALVDVYDALSTDRVYRKAWPEEKVLKYIKEFNKKKFDPKIVEIFFNKYNKIKNFYKS
- a CDS encoding amidohydrolase, which gives rise to MILIKNGTIYPITRSPFKGDILIENGQIKKIGENIEEKGTEVIDATGKYIFPGFIDAHSHIGVFEEGVGEFYYQDGNEYSNPLTPHVRALDAFYPGDKAIKRALSGGVTTVMVVPGSANPIGGQGFILKFKSDIVDEMVIRQPAGLKMAFGENPKRVYGSQNKTPMTRLGVAAVIREYFTKVKDYMRRRQEDPKTPIDFTLEIGVKVLKKEIPARCHAHRTDDIVTAIRIAEEFNFDLVIEHATEGYKIADFLKKKKIPVVLGPLFGFRTKLELTDMTYEAIKIINEKGILAALMCDHPVIHLEHANIQAATALRYGAKEEDLLKMLTINPAKILKIDDRVGSIEEGKDADIVIWNTHPFDFKAKAEKVFIEGKLVYSD
- a CDS encoding YjjG family noncanonical pyrimidine nucleotidase gives rise to the protein MKYEMIYFDLDNTILDFDKSEEYALKSVFEHLNIGYDESYIEVYRPINEKWWKLFSEGKYRKEMIVVERFREFFEKIGVFNLNFNEVAQVYLKGLSSVAFFIEGAEEFLGKLKEKGFRMAAITNGVESVQQKRAKIARLDRFFEFVLTSEKVGKPKPEPDIFFYAEKLSNVPLSRSIYIGDNIETDYEGAKRAKLDFILFDPKNKFEDNIKKVSNYKELYRILID
- a CDS encoding sensor histidine kinase; translated protein: MLNKKIIYFLIILFSFISFFIYLSYWQKDISQKVEVYSSGIKYPLWLLDNDGLDMLSNIILKDKEFCHIEIFDQNGNLLLEKGKKKIFSIRYSKTAFFEGIIIGSIYFDVSLTRVISTFLYIFLITQSFMIIAFLYFKNVEKTKKLFELNEELSESNEELEQTIRELEQTQESLIISEKMAALGKLMLSIAHDINTPIGIIFTASTEIENILENNKTDKETLKRLSKIIIKNSQKIAEIIRSLKKTAIHEVSDNFSKFNIKELVEDIVDTLSFNLKKNNIKTIIDVDNKNVFSNPGAIAQILMNLINNIVDHAFKGEKSEKIISITAEVNKKHLKIIVSDNGVGIDEKIQRKIFDPFFTTDKEKGTGLGLSIVHQLVVKLLKGHIEVKSAKGKGTKFIIIIPLKEENNE
- a CDS encoding carbohydrate kinase family protein, coding for MILFVGELLADMIAEESFDTAEYFEMKVGGSPGNIASYLSQLGVTTRILSRVGNDIIGKRIINKLRQKGVDTSYIQIDKEYGTTLVFVQKTKDTPDFFVLRGADRFINLPDNDIFNGIKILHLSCWTISYDDLFKKIVSILDEAIKNRILIGFDPNCRDKIFKCGKVDKEKVKFILKHTNFCKPSLDDGVAIFGEKDYSLEDTIKYYIDKFHDLGVKNIALTAGKHGAYIFDGKDVIHIPSNAKKVVDATGAGDGFWAGLYYGILNGKNFVESCKMGSKVSVHILKFVGADVELNNKIWE
- a CDS encoding glycosyltransferase — translated: MKKIAFFNPQGNFDKNDSHLTEHPDFGGQLVYVKELAKAIVSKGIQVDIITRQIIDEKWPEFSEPFDYYPDSPNLRIVRIPFGGKKFLNKENLWNHLPKYVEGIYGLYKKEGSFPDFVTTHYGDGGISGVLFLEKTDIPFSFTGHSLGAWKLEKMLNEGFSQEELERKFKFSVRILAENLAIKYSSFVVCSTSHERYVQYSHKMYNADPYSNKFKIIPPGINSKIFNPKPQKDDKIIENYLNNVLSSAPKERQKLPFIILSSRIDRKKNHIAVVRAFLKNKNLKENANLIIVVRAIDDVIKFANEKDSEESEILREIINEGKKEIGNSIFFLNISNQKSLASLYRVAAKRNSVFTLPSHYEPFGLAIIEAAACGLIVAATKYGGPVEILSDNKELLFDPENIDDIANKLYIALTKYNTSQLIELSRKYTWESTANKYLENIDKVLKNSLEINKKQLQDDIRKFISYFNIK
- a CDS encoding substrate-binding periplasmic protein — protein: MKKLIFLFFIIIYNMVYFSLTLYTYPQDNVKFFDEKGQLTGISHKFVEILNERLKKYNIKIKYKSTYPKNLSEILSALEKDEIQTFIGLAKNEERLKKFKFTNYPLWSVRLALLSKKKNINLSNFKRKKIGVITNSKTAKLSKMYFKDATFIEFNNISKAIENLLNNKIDFVSYNSFILEYYQKLYQDNLKFINIKTEKYRQYIAFSKNVDGKVIEIFDNVLKELFNTNDFEKLFDNYYGIIPGNIVELASIQWPPYEYYENGKWYGIDYEILNIALKELGLKLVTYLYPWSRCIQLAKSKATDILLSLRKTKVREQYLFFSSIPISYGKDVYFFLKGNPYRNIAGYIKGYAYPKEFFKSPYKKVPVDSDERGMILLSQKRIDLFITNLYVGLFYANKYKIDVEYSKTIKEQEYYVGFSKTYFGKFLSEQITKLLERFRKDETYKKVYEKYNIPWEELNVK